The Bernardetia litoralis DSM 6794 genome includes a window with the following:
- a CDS encoding PLD nuclease N-terminal domain-containing protein → MFTILLANAFSAISGGLGGVISLLYAIFVIYGLYRVWTSPSSMGTKVLWSVAIFFLPFLGTILYFVIGD, encoded by the coding sequence ATGTTTACGATTCTTTTAGCAAATGCTTTTTCAGCAATTAGTGGTGGTTTAGGTGGTGTTATATCACTTTTATATGCAATTTTTGTTATTTATGGTCTTTATAGAGTATGGACATCACCGAGTTCAATGGGAACAAAAGTTCTTTGGTCAGTAGCTATTTTCTTTTTGCCTTTTCTTGGTACAATTCTTTATTTTGTAATAGGCGATTAA
- the surE gene encoding 5'/3'-nucleotidase SurE — MQKAEKSQETNNTKKSLILVSNDDGITAKGIRELVEMMTLLGEVIVVAPDSPQSGMGHAITIHMPLKVRKSDVFKDLGVEAYECSGTPADCVKLAKFHIFKNRTPDLVVSGVNHGSNTSISVLYSGTMSAAIEGAIEGLPSIGFSLCDYGENADFSHVRPHILKIAEQTLKKGLPKNVALNVNFPARFDKETKEEQEIKGTKICRQAHARWQEKFDLRTDPYGREYLWLAGDFVNPDKGEDTDEWAVNNGYISIVPCQFDMTAHHGITYINNEWDI, encoded by the coding sequence ATGCAAAAAGCTGAAAAATCTCAAGAAACCAACAATACTAAAAAATCATTGATTTTAGTTTCGAATGATGATGGAATTACTGCAAAAGGAATACGAGAACTCGTCGAAATGATGACCCTTTTGGGAGAAGTGATTGTGGTTGCACCTGATAGTCCACAGTCTGGAATGGGACATGCAATTACGATTCATATGCCTTTAAAAGTTAGGAAATCGGATGTTTTTAAGGATTTGGGAGTAGAAGCGTATGAATGTTCGGGAACTCCTGCAGATTGTGTCAAACTTGCAAAATTTCATATATTTAAAAATAGAACGCCTGATTTGGTAGTAAGTGGAGTTAATCATGGTAGTAATACTTCAATTAGTGTTTTGTATTCTGGAACGATGTCAGCAGCCATTGAGGGAGCTATTGAAGGACTTCCTTCGATTGGTTTTTCATTGTGTGATTATGGTGAAAATGCTGATTTTTCACATGTTCGTCCTCATATCTTGAAAATTGCAGAACAAACACTCAAAAAGGGACTTCCAAAAAATGTAGCGTTGAATGTCAATTTTCCTGCTCGTTTTGATAAGGAAACGAAAGAAGAACAAGAAATAAAAGGAACAAAAATTTGTCGTCAAGCGCATGCACGTTGGCAAGAAAAATTTGACTTACGAACAGACCCTTATGGAAGAGAATATTTATGGCTGGCAGGAGATTTTGTAAATCCAGACAAAGGCGAAGATACCGACGAATGGGCTGTAAATAATGGATATATTTCTATTGTTCCTTGTCAATTTGACATGACAGCACATCACGGAATTACGTATATCAATAATGAATGGGATATATAA
- a CDS encoding tetratricopeptide repeat protein produces the protein MKKTIFLILLLFSILPLLSTQLAAQHSGGGLEEYVQAETFRAKRQYTTAISLYDKAIAKNPSNYKYFVQQGKCYYLLKRIDNAIGCLEKATELKEDHIESYIALSKLYGYKGNRQKVVIYLGRAAQFESNTQNRLSYRLHILKLLYSQEEVVGFPIHLKDARSIAPQNPHVWYFSAWYHNQEKEYAQAISDAEAGLKLLNDSKDTPRFYFQLGYALHEIGEYQKAKEALTKANVGSFKEKIFKMMPNYQYRLAQSYHTIFEYKTAKSYVQQALKQDPSYTPANELGGQLAVGEINHTAVIARLKVAIEHAKDYDTKARSYSELALLQFQNENYQEAVSSSDSCLIIQPLRYDIRFLRAVSLFHAGNTDAAITEMRQLSHLSNVPPTLQAQFTFAAGVMYRKIGKNDFAIQYFKNVKHGDFRYAAQEEIRKLNAS, from the coding sequence ATGAAAAAGACTATTTTTTTAATCCTTTTATTGTTTAGTATTTTGCCTTTGTTATCAACTCAACTAGCTGCCCAACATTCAGGAGGTGGTTTGGAAGAGTATGTACAAGCAGAAACATTTAGAGCCAAAAGGCAATATACGACAGCTATTTCATTATATGATAAAGCCATTGCTAAAAATCCAAGTAATTATAAATACTTTGTTCAACAAGGAAAATGTTATTATTTACTCAAAAGAATAGATAATGCTATTGGCTGTTTGGAAAAAGCTACTGAGCTTAAAGAAGACCATATAGAATCTTATATTGCACTATCTAAATTATATGGCTACAAAGGAAATAGACAAAAAGTAGTAATTTATTTGGGAAGAGCAGCTCAATTTGAATCAAATACACAAAATCGTTTATCCTATCGTTTGCATATTCTCAAACTTTTATATTCACAAGAAGAAGTAGTTGGTTTTCCTATTCATTTGAAAGATGCTCGTTCTATTGCTCCTCAAAATCCTCATGTTTGGTATTTTTCAGCTTGGTATCACAATCAAGAAAAAGAATATGCACAGGCTATCTCAGATGCAGAAGCAGGGTTAAAATTACTTAATGATTCTAAAGATACTCCTCGTTTTTATTTTCAGTTGGGCTATGCCTTGCACGAAATTGGAGAATATCAGAAGGCAAAAGAAGCTCTAACAAAAGCAAATGTAGGCTCTTTCAAAGAAAAAATTTTTAAGATGATGCCTAATTATCAATATAGATTAGCACAATCCTATCATACTATTTTTGAATATAAAACAGCAAAAAGCTATGTTCAACAAGCCCTCAAACAAGACCCTAGTTATACACCAGCCAATGAATTAGGAGGACAATTAGCAGTAGGAGAAATTAATCATACGGCAGTCATAGCCAGATTAAAAGTAGCCATCGAACATGCAAAAGATTATGACACAAAAGCTCGTTCATACTCAGAACTGGCTCTTTTACAATTTCAAAACGAAAACTATCAAGAGGCTGTCAGTTCATCAGACTCTTGTCTGATTATTCAACCTTTACGTTATGATATTCGTTTTTTGCGTGCCGTTTCACTGTTTCATGCAGGAAATACAGATGCAGCAATTACAGAAATGCGTCAGCTTTCTCATTTGAGTAATGTTCCTCCAACACTACAAGCTCAATTTACCTTTGCAGCAGGTGTAATGTATAGAAAAATTGGAAAGAATGATTTTGCTATTCAGTATTTTAAGAATGTAAAACATGGAGATTTTAGATATGCAGCACAAGAAGAAATAAGGAAATTGAATGCTTCATAA
- a CDS encoding exodeoxyribonuclease III — MKIITYNVNGIRAALKKDFSGWLKEINADIICLQEIKIEEKLVDKALFESLGYESYWFSAQKKGYSGTAILTKIKPVSVEKGSDMQQSDEEGRVLKANFDVNGVSFSVINVYIPSGSSGELRQEYKYQWLEEFEEYLEKVRSKQKNIVVCGDYNICHKEIDIHNPKSNKKSSGFLPEERKWLDDYEKKGMIDAFRNFNQEPHNYSWWTYRNQCRAKNKGWRIDYHFVSAPFSEYMTDCQILSEVVHSDHCPVLLSLSL, encoded by the coding sequence ATGAAGATTATTACCTATAACGTCAATGGTATTAGAGCAGCTCTAAAAAAAGATTTTTCTGGGTGGCTCAAAGAGATAAATGCAGATATTATATGCTTACAAGAAATCAAAATTGAGGAAAAATTAGTCGATAAAGCTCTTTTTGAATCTCTTGGCTATGAATCATACTGGTTTTCTGCACAAAAAAAAGGATATAGTGGAACAGCTATTTTGACCAAAATAAAACCTGTTTCAGTAGAAAAAGGCTCAGATATGCAACAATCTGATGAAGAAGGACGGGTTTTGAAAGCTAATTTTGATGTAAATGGAGTTTCTTTTTCGGTTATAAATGTTTATATTCCATCAGGTTCTTCTGGAGAGCTTCGTCAAGAGTATAAATATCAATGGCTAGAAGAATTTGAAGAATATTTAGAAAAAGTTCGAAGCAAGCAAAAAAATATTGTAGTTTGTGGAGATTATAATATTTGCCATAAGGAAATAGATATTCATAATCCAAAATCAAATAAAAAATCATCAGGCTTTTTACCTGAAGAAAGAAAATGGTTAGATGATTATGAAAAAAAGGGTATGATTGATGCGTTTAGAAATTTTAATCAAGAACCTCATAATTATTCTTGGTGGACATATCGCAATCAGTGTAGAGCAAAAAATAAAGGGTGGCGCATTGATTATCATTTCGTATCAGCTCCTTTTTCAGAATATATGACAGATTGTCAAATTCTTTCAGAAGTTGTTCATTCAGATCATTGTCCTGTTTTACTTTCTTTATCTTTATAA